Proteins from one Salvelinus sp. IW2-2015 linkage group LG9, ASM291031v2, whole genome shotgun sequence genomic window:
- the dnaaf2 gene encoding protein kintoun — translation MEFGSKLKDLNITPDEIGRFTKAFQNEEFRKMLHEYAEEISKPENKKKYEEEIKLLEQERGVDIQFVHPEPYRALKTSMDGRQKCFINVCSNDMIRKPEFRRVDEAGRVGQHWSLPHSLTPGTPDRDTKGNKYTIYDVVFHPDTIHMAGNNPRFMEMVDKTAVEAVENGGRVKLDKNNVRVLKIKYKGTPHAAVMRKPLPGQPAKEKPSPLDDHLSFPYPDEKQPDTATNQKESRKPKAEIQSHTQISQRQQNANSPKEPTKPHYTLKYRSFIDLQDFRCSRDSAQSPRPKEIVITIDLPLLRSVADADLDVTERLVSLESKKPAYRLEVPMAYPVDENKGEAKFNKQKKQLVVTLPVLPLKEPTVAEVSGRQLVNDDGEEDFENSYAAQSEDATRGKEDTPDHSGRGKEDTPDHSGRGKEDTPGHSGRGKEDTPGHSGRGKEDTPTTADVAKKIPPTTADVAKKIPRPQRTWQRRYPGTSGRGKEDTPDHSGRGKEDTPDHSGRGKEDTPDHSGCIEEDSSEDVHCENATSLRSENQLISVLDDKIEFSEQSGDIEEDKQHKLRSGESHRAKASEPTEFDGKTGCSDQNDGQSDDNNLHEVETDPSSLSERIDDPSNTAAMVIPSNLDNNNQAKDCSSPKIEEIVESQAPTKDKQKTVRFSEHVEVAQSQEEDDLPVEQTFQDCDMRPQQALLTEINQDGQEVVISDHTTSAGFVFQNSYIYDLD, via the exons ATGGAGTTCGGTTCCAAGCTCAAGGACCTGAATATTACACCGGATGAAATAGGCCGCTTTACCAAGGCTTTTCAAAATGAGGAATTCAGAAAGATGCTGCACGAATACGCAGAGGAAATATCAAAGCCAGAGAACAAGAAGAAATATGAGGAAGAAATCAAGTTGTTAGAACAAGAGAGGGGCGTGGACATTCAATTTGTCCACCCTGAACCTTACCGAGCCCTGAAGACGAGTATGGACGGTAGGCAGAAGTGCTTCATCAATGTCTGCAGCAATGACATGATTCGTAAACCTGAGTTTAGGAGGGTAGACGAGGCTGGCAGAGTAGGGCAGCATTGGTCACTACCCCACAGCTTGACACCTGGAACGCCAGACAGGGATACAAAGGGGAATAAGTACACAATCTATGATGTTGTGTTTCATCCAGACACTATTCACATGGCTGGAAACAACCCGAGATTTATGGAAATGGTCGACAAAACTGCTGTTGAGGCTGTCGAGAATGGGGGCAGAGTGAAGCTAGACAAAAACAATGTAAGAGTTTTGAAAATCAAATACAAAGGGACACCACACGCTGCCGTCATGCGCAAGCCCTTACCTGGTCAACCTGCCAAGGAAAAACCTTCACCACTTGACGATCACCTCTCGTTCCCCTACCCCGACGAAAAACAACCAGACACGGCAACAAATCAAAAGGAGAGCCGTAAACCGAAGGCCGAGATTCAGTCCCACACCCAGATCAGCCAGAGACAACAAAACGCCAATTCACCCAAGGAGCCAACGAAACCACATTACACTCTAAAATACAGATCATTCATTGATTTGCAAGACTTCAGGTGTTCCAGAGATTCAGCTCAGAGCCCACGCCCTAAAGAGATTGTCATCACTATTGATTTGCCTTTGCTTAGATCTGTTGCGGATGCTGATCTAGACGTGACTGAAAGACTTGTTAGTTTGGAATCCAAGAAACCAGCTTACAGACTAGAGGTGCCGATGGCATATCCAGTGGATGAAAACAAGGGAGAGGCAAAGTTCAACAAGCAAAAGAAACAACTGGTTGTTACTTTACCTGTTCTACCTCTGAAGGAGCCAACAGTCGCTGAAGTGTCTGGCCGGCAGCTTGTCAATGATGATGGTGAAGAGGATTTTGAGAATAGTTATGCAGCGCAGTCGGAAGACGCAACACGTGGCAAAGAAGATACCCCCGACCACAGCGGACGTGGCAAAGAAGATACCCCCGACCACAGCGGACGTGGCAAAGAAGATACCCCCGGCCACAGCGGACGTGGCAAAGAAGATACCCCCGGCCACAGCGGACGTGGCAAAGAAGATACCCCGACCACAGCGGACGTGGCAAAGAAGATACCCCCGACCACAGCGGACGTGGCAAAGAAGATACCCCGGCCACAGCGGACGTGGCAAAGAAGATACCCCGGCACCAGCGGACGTGGCAAAGAAGATACCCCCGACCACAGCGGACGTGGCAAAGAAGATACCCCCGACCACAGCGGACGTGGCAAAGAAGATACTCCCGACCACAGCGGTTGCATTGAAGAGGACAGCTCAGAAGACGTTCACTGTGAAAATGCTACATCACTCCGGTCTGAAAATCAACTCATCTCAGTCCTGGATGACAAGATAGAGTTTTCTGAACAGTCTGGTGACATTGAGGAGGACAAGCAACACAAACTGAGAAGTGGTGAATCACACCGAGCTAAAGCTTCAGAGCCCACTGAGTTTGATGGCAAGACTGGGTGCTCTGACCAGAATGATGGACAGTCAGATGACAATAATTTACATGAG GTGGAAACAGACCCCTCATCCCTGAGCGAGAGAATAGATGACCCATCTAATACTGCAGCAATGGTCATCCCATCCAATCTTGACAACAATAACCAGGCCAAAGACTGCTCATCCCCCAAGATAGAAGAGATCGTTGAAAGTCAAGCTCCAACTAAGGATAAACAGAAGACTGTGCGATTCAGTGAGCATGTGGAGGTGGCTCAGTCTCAGGAGGAAGATGACCTGCCTGTTGAGCAGACCTTTCAGGACTGTGATATGAGACCACAGCAAGCTCTGCTGACAGAAATTAACCAGGATGGACAAGAGGTGGTCATTAGTGATCATACTACATCTGCTGGTTTCGTTTTTCAAAACTCCTATATCTATGACCTGGACTGA